A genomic window from Tachyglossus aculeatus isolate mTacAcu1 chromosome 9, mTacAcu1.pri, whole genome shotgun sequence includes:
- the CLIC5 gene encoding chloride intracellular channel protein 5 isoform X2: MTDSASANGEGKDPEIELFVKAGIDGESIGNCPFSQRLFMILWLKGVVFNVTTVDLKRKPADLHNLAPGTHPPFLTFNGEVKTDVNKIEEFLEETLAPPKYPKLAAKYRESNTAGIDIFSKFSAYIKNTKQQDNANLERGLTKALKKLDDFLNTPLPDEIDASSCGDERKVSRRKFLDGEELTLADCNLLPKLHVVKIVAKKYRNYEIPAEMAGLWRYLKNAYARDEFTNTCAADKEIEGAYADVAKRLSKS; encoded by the exons gctggaaTAGATGGGGAAAGCATTGGAAACTGCCCCTTCTCTCAGCGCCTTTTCATGATCCTCTGGCTGAAAGGGGTTGTGTTCAACGTCACCACTGTCGAtctgaagag gaagCCAGCTGATCTGCACAATTTAGCCCCTGGGACCCATCCCCCATTCCTGACGTTCAATGGGGAGGTCAAGACGGATGTCAATAAGATTGAAGAGTTTCTAGAAGAGACCTTGGCGCCTCCAAA GTACCCTAAGCTGGCTGCAAAATACCGGGAGTCCAACACAGCAGGGATTGACATTTTTTCCAAATTCTCTGCCTACATTAAGAATACGAAGCAGCAGGACAATGCCA ACCTCGAAAGGGGCTTGACGAAGGCTCTGAAGAAGCTGGATGACTTTCTGAACACCCCTCTACCTGATGAAATCGACGCCAGCAGTTGCGGAGATGAGAGGAAGGTGTCCCGACGCAAGTTTCTAGATGGGGAAGAGCTGACGTTGGCTGATTGCAATCTGCTGCCCAAACTTCATGTGGTCAAG ATCGTGGCCAAGAAATATCGCAATTATGAGATACCGGCAGAGATGGCGGGCCTATGGAGGTATCTGAAGAACGCTTATGCCCGGGATGAATTCACCAACACCTGTGCAGCGGACAAAGAGATCGAGGGGGCCTATGCTGACGTAGCCAAACGACTCAGCAAGTCCTGA